The following are from one region of the Canis lupus familiaris isolate Mischka breed German Shepherd chromosome 30, alternate assembly UU_Cfam_GSD_1.0, whole genome shotgun sequence genome:
- the SPINT1 gene encoding kunitz-type protease inhibitor 1: protein MACVRSSRARAPALAVWLLCALHLAGTQAGPPPGAACLDRFTAGVPAFVLDTEASVSNGATFLGSPTVRRGWDCVRACCTTQSCNLALVELQPDGGEDAIAACFLMNCLYEQNFVCKFAPREGFINYLTREVYRSYRELRTQGFGGSRIPKSWAGVDLKVQPQEPLVLKGVENTDWYLLQGDTDVRIEKSEPDQVKLWGLKEGTYRFQLTGADSDKPESTANVTVTVLSAKQTEEYCLASNKVGRCRGSFPRWYYDPKEQICKSFVYGGCLGNKNNYLREEECKLACRDVQGPSMDRHRPVCSGTCHPTEFRCRNGCCIDSFLECDDTPDCPDASDEATCEKYTSGFEELQNIHFPSDKGHCVDLPDTGLCLENIPRWYYNPFSERCARFTYGGCYGNKNNFEEEQQCLASCRGISKKDVFGLRRESPVPNIGSVEVVIAVLLVTCIVVVVVILGYCFFKNQRKSFYRHRHSHHHHPQPPTPASSTVSTTEDTEHLVYNHTTRPL, encoded by the exons ATGGCCTGCGTCCGCTCGTCTCGGGCCCGCGCCCCAGCGCTGGCCGTGTGGCTCCTGTGCGCGCTCCACCTCGCGGGCACCCAGGCCGGGCCGCCCCCGGGAGCCGCCTGCCTGGACCGCTTTACCGCCGGGGTGCCCGCCTTCGTGCTCGATACCGAGGCCTCGGTGAGCAACGGGGCCACCTTCCTGGGCTCCCCGACCGTGCGCCGCGGCTGGGACTGCGTGCGCgcctgctgcaccacccagagctGCAACCTGGCGCTGGTGGAGCTGCAGCCCGACGGCGGGGAGGACGCCATTGCCGCCTGCTTCTTGATGAACTGCCTCTACGAGCAGAACTTCGTGTGCAAGTTCGCGCCCAGGGAGGGCTTCATCAACTACCTCACGCGAGAGGTTTACCGCTCCTACCGCGAGCTGCGGACCCAGGGCTTCGGCG GGTCCCGGATTCCCAAGTCCTGGGCAGGCGTAGACTTGAAGGTACAGCCCCAGGAACCCCTGGTGCTGAAGGGTGTGGAGAACACAGATTGGTACCTCCTGCAGGGTGACACGGATGTCAGAATAGAG AAGAGTGAGCCGGACCAGGTGAAGCTGTGGGGACTCAAGGAAGGCACCTACCGGTTCCAGCTGACAGGGGCTGACTCAGACAAGCCAGAGAGCACGGCCAACGTCACAGTTACTGTGCTGTCCGCCAAGCAGACAGAag AATATTGCCTCGCATCCAACAAGGTGGGCCGCTGCCGCGGCTCCTTCCCCCGCTGGTACTACGACCCCAAAGAACAGATTTGCAAGAGTTTCGTTTACGGAGGTTGCTTGGGCAATAAGAACAACTATCTTCGGGAAGAGGAGTGCAAGCTAGCCTGCCGGGATGTGCAAG gcCCCTCCATGGATAGGCACCGTCCAG TGTGCTCTGGCACCTGTCACCCCACTGAGTTCCGCTGCCGCAACGGCTGCTGCATCGACAGCTTCCTGGAGTGTGACGACACTCCCGACTGCCCTGATGCCTCCGATGAGGCCACCTGTGAGAAAT ACACCAGTGGCTTCGAGGAGCTCCAGAACATCCACTTCCCTAGTGACAAAG GGCACTGTGTGGACCTGCCAGACACAGGCCTCTGCTTAGAGAACATCCCACGCTGGTACTACAACCCCTTCAGTGAACGCTGCGCCCGTTTTACCTATGGTGGTTGTTATGGCAACAAGAACAATTTTGAGGAGGAGCAGCAGTGTCTTGCATCCTGTCGTGGCATCTCCA AGAAGGATGTTTTCGGCCTGCGGCGCGAAAGCCCTGTTCCCAACATAG GCTCTGTGGAAGTGGTCATTGCAGTGCTCCTGGTCACCTGcatcgtggtggtggtggtcataTTGGGTTACTGCTTCTTCAAGAACCAGAGAAAGAGCTTCTACAGACACCgccacagccaccaccaccacccccaaccgcCTACCCCTGCCAGCTCCACAGTCTCCACCACAGAGGACACGGAGCACCTGGTCTATAACCACACAACTCGGCCCCTCTGA
- the RHOV gene encoding rho-related GTP-binding protein RhoV, producing the protein MPPRELSEAESSPLRAPTPPPRRGSAPPELGIKCVLVGDGAVGKSSLIVSYTCNGYPARYRPTALDTFSVQVLVDGAPVRIELWDTAGQEDFDRLRSLCYPDTDVFLACFSVVQPSSFQNITEKWLPEIRTHNPQAPVLLVGTQADLRDDVNVLIQLDQGGREGPVPQPQAQGLAEKIRASCYLECSALTQKNLKEVFDSAILSAIEHKARLEKKLNAKGVRTLSRCRWKKFFCFV; encoded by the exons ATGCCCCCGCGGGAGCTGAGCGAGGCCGAGTCGTCCCCGCTCCGGGCCCCGACCCCTCCCCCGCGGCGGGGCAGCGCGCCCCCGGAGCTGGGCATCAAGTGCGTGCTGGTGGGCGACGGCGCCGTGGGCAAGAGCAGCCTCATCGTCAGCTACACCTGCAATGGGTACCCCGCACGCTACCGGCCCACAGCGCTGGACACCTTCTCCG TGCAAGTCCTGGTGGATGGAGCGCCGGTGCGCATTGAGCTCTGGGACACAGCGGGACAG GAGGATTTCGACCGCCTTCGCTCCCTCTGCTACCCGGATACCGATGTCTTCCTGGCCTGCTTTAGCGTGGTGCAGCCCAGCTCTTTCCAGAACATCACAGAGAAATGGCTGCCCGAGATCCGCACTCACAACCCCCAGGCACCCGTGCTACTGGTGGGTACCCAGGCTGACCTGAGGGACGATGTCAATGTACTGATTCAGCTGGACCAGGGGGGCCGGGAGGGCCCGGTGCCTCAACCCCAGGCGCAGGGTCTAGCCGAGAAAATCCGGGCCTCCTGCTACCTCGAGTGCTCTGCCTTGACTCAGAAGAACCTGAAAGAGGTGTTTGACTCGGCTATTCTTAGTGCCATTGAGCACAAAGCCCGGCTGGAGAAGAAACTGAACGCCAAAGGTGTGCGAACTCTCTCCCGCTGCCGTTGGAAGaagttcttttgctttgtttga